CAAATTCTTTAGTAGTTTTTAAGTGTAAGAATATTCTGTTTTTACTTCCTCCAAATGCCGGCACTGACAAAAGAGTGCTGCTGGTAGTTGTTTCCTGAAGAACTCCATTTCTATAAGTACTGATTCTTAAAGAGCTTAATAAATCAATCGTAATAAAACTTGTCCCAAGATCTACATTAAACCCGGTGATATATCCTGCCGGGTAAGAAGTATTCTTGTTCTTCACAGAAATTCCATTACCGCTTACCAGAGATGCAAAGTTTCCCATGCTTACACTGTTATCTAAGCTGGCATCTACTACCGGATTCATACTTCCGTTATAGCATGCCAGGCAAATCCCTGAATTGTTCACAGGTTTTGCTTCTACTCCCATCCCTCGGATAGGCTCATAACCTTGTTGAGCAAATACCACTGCAGACATTACTAATGTCATGAGCATTGCGGCTAACTTCTCGAATAATTTTTTGGTCATTTTTTTATTTTTAAGGTTTGTGTTTATTTTTTATTTACTAGAAGGCTTTCCATATTGTTCCATTGCATCCTTCATGCACTTTAGCTGTAGCATTGTACCGGATTGCCCCCTCTTCCTTGCTTGTACATGTATTATTGGATGGTGCAATTCCTTTCATTTGAATAGCGGCTCCTGATGCTGTATCAGCAGTAGGCACCATATTAATCCCTACAACGGCATCTGTTCCGTTTCCTATATTGAAAAAGGCATGGGCTTTATTAGCATATACAGACTGTCCTGCTAAGGCTTTACCTGTAAATCCTATTGCTATTGCCTGTCCTCCTGAAACATCATTTGCAGAACCTATGGCAACGGTATTGGTTACCGCTGTATTTCCAGCTCCCACAATAATACCTCCGTTATTAGTATTACTATTTCCCAGGGTCAGCCCTGTAATTCCTGTTATTGTATTTAGATTTCCAAAGACTAAATTATTGGCCCCCGATGCATTGTTGGAATTCCCAATAACCTTAGCTCCATTATTTGCTGTATTTCCTAATCCGATTGCAACTGCCGGAAAATTTCCTTGTGCAGAAACCGTATTATCTTTTCCTAATGCCACATTGGAAGAAGTACTATTTGTCAAAGTATTATTCGATCCCCATGTGAAAGATGCAAAAGTTCCTGTGGTGCTATTAGAATTTCCTCCACGTAGGGTTCCGTTCACATCTAAAATTCCTTTTACATTTTTCTGGGTTGCTAATACCAGATTCTGTCCATCACTTGTCCCTAAATAGTTTCCGGTGGAAATATCTGTTCCCAAAACTGCAGTAGTAGCTACAGTTCCTGCATTTCCTGTTGTTCGCCAGTCAGAACCTAAATTGCTCCATTTTGTCCCATCAAAATAATAATAACCGGGAACTACAACATCAACCGTTTGTCCGGTAGGATCTGCTTCTGCTGTAGTAACATACACTATTGCACCTGTTTGGGCTGTTGTATAGTTTTTAGCTTTTAATTGTACTCCTGTAAGTCTTGGTGCGATAACACCATCCAGTTTATTACTATCTGATGGGAAACCCACCACATCAAGAGAGGCCTGCGGCATTGGTGTATTAATCCCAACCTGTGCATATGTTGAGAGACTTATGGATAAGAATGCGAGTGTGAATAATTTGCTTTTCATTGTAATTAAAATTTGTTGTTTTTTTTGTGTTTATTTATATTTTAAGGACAGATTTCTACCTTTCTCATTTAAAACTGTAAATGAAAACGTTTATAAATTAGCCAAAGAATTGTAAAAAATGGAATGTATAACTATGTAAGGGAACTTAGCTTATCCGGAATTTTGATGATGCATTTAAAACCATCCATCACTCTGAAAGAATCAATATTAGACTTCTTGACCTTTTCAAATATTATTTTAGCATTCTGATAACCACCGGAATATAGCTCTCTCCACTTGTAATGTATAGAAAGAAAATCCATATTCTTCGCAAAGAATAGAAAGAAATCTTTGTCATTAAAGATAGGATGGCTATTTTTTGAAATATTGTTATGAAATAAGGTATACTGGCATTTATTCTCAGCTTTATTATAATGAAAAAATCTGCCATTCATATTATTCTGAGCCTTTATATTCCCGATCAGTTGATCTGAAAAGGCAATTGTTGATTGTATATATAAACCAGCATTATTTCCATCTGTATAATGCAGCAGTTCAAACTTACTGATTGTAACAGATATAAACCTAGCGTTTAGTTTTCCTACGGCCGAAATGAGCAATAAAAATGCTATTTGACTATAGGAAAGAAAATAATTTCTATCCAATTATGTGTGTTTTCTCTAATGCAAATATAATAATTTTTCAATAAAAACAACATTTTGATAAATAAAATACACCAAAAACATTAAACACATGTATTATATTCAAATTTAAATCATCATTATTGATAAATAAATAAAGATAATTAAATATTATACAATACAAAGCAATAATATTCTAATACATATGTAAATTAAATGCCTGGTTTTTAAGAGATAACAACAAAAAAAGCCCGGGCATTTGCCCGGGCTTCTTATATTTATAATAAAATTGAAAATTATTTCAATTCTACTTCAGCACCAGCTTCTTCTAATTGCTTCTTAAGAGCTTCAGCTTCGTCTTTAGAAACTCCTTGCTTAATTGCAGCTGGAGCACCATCTACGATATCTTTAGCTTCTTTAAGACCAGCACCTGTTAAATCTTTTACTAATTTAACGATAGCTAATTTAGAAGCACCTGCAGACTTAAGAATTACATCGAATTCAGTCTTTTCTTCAGCAGCTTCTCCACCACCTGCAGCAACAACTACAGCAGCAGCAGCTGGCTCAATTCCGTACTCATCCTTAAGGATAGTAGCTAATTCGTTTACGTCTTTTACAGTTAGGTTTACTAGCGTTTCAGCTAAATTTTTTAAATCTGACATTGTTGTAATGTTTTTGTTGATTATTTATTTAATTTTTTGAGTATAATTATTCAGCACTTGTTTCTTCAGTGCTTTCTGCAGCAGCTTCTGGAGCTTCAGCAGGAGTTTCTTCTACAGCAGGAGCAGCTTCTTCAGCTTTAGCTTCTACAGTTTCAGATTTGTTTTGAAGAGCAGAAACAACTCTTTGAATTGGAGATTGAAGTAATCCGATGATTTCTCCGATCATTTCTTCTCTAGACTTGATGTTAGCAAGTGCAGATAAGTTTTCGTCTCCAACGTAGAAAGTTTCTTGAACAAAAGCAGACTTTAAAGCTGGCTTTTCTTCTTTCTTTCTGAACCCTTGGATTAATTTTGCTGGACCGTTTGCAGTCTCAGAAATCATTAATGCAGAGTTTCCTTTAAAAGTTTGGAACATTTCAGAGTAATCTACTCCTTCAATTTGTTCCATTGCTTTTTGCAAAAGTGTATTTTTTACAACTTTTACTTTGATATTTTGTTTGAAAGCCTGTCTTCTGAATTCTGAAGACTTAGCAGCGTTCAATCCGTCTAGATCTGCTACGTATACTACTTTTGCATCCTGAAGCAAGTCTTTGATCTCTTGTATTGCTACAACTTTTTGGTCTTTTGTCATTGTCTTAAGGATTTATATTAGTTAACAGATTTAGTATCAATTGCAATACCAGGGCTCATTGTAGAAGACAAATAAATGCTTTTTACATAAGTTCCTTTAGCAGCAGTTGGCTTCATTTTGATCAATGTAGAGATCAATTCCTGCGCGTTTTCTTTGATCTTAGCAGCATCGAAAGATACTTTACCAATACCAGCGTGGATGATACCATACTTGTCTACTTTGAAATCAATTTTACCTGCTTTCACTTCAGTTACTGCTTTACCAATTTCCATTGTTACAGTTCCTGATTTAGGGTTAGGCATTAAACCTCTTGGACCTAATACTCTACCTAATGGACCTAATTTACCCATAACAGCTGGCATCGTAACGATAACGTCAACATCAGTCCAACCATCTTTGATTTTTTGTAAATATTCGTCTAGACCTACATAATCAGCACCAGCAGCTTTAGCTTCTGCTTCTTTATCTGGAGTTACAAGAGCTAATACTTTAACATCTTTACCAGTACCGTGAGGAAGAGATACAACACCTCTTACCATTTGGTTTGCTTTTCTTGGGTCTACACCTAATCTTACAGCGATATCTACTGAAGCATCAAACTTTGTAGTGTTCACTTCTTTTACAAGAGCTGAACCTTCTTCAAGGTTATAGATTCTTCCTTTTTCTACTTTGCTTAAAGCTTCCTTTTGCTTTTTTGTTAATTTTGCCATTTCTTTAGGTTTTAAGCGTTAAAAGTTGGTTTAGTTCCTGTTACTCTTAATCCCATAGATCTAGCAGTACCTGCAACCATAGAAACTGCAGAATCGATTGTAAAGCAGTTAAGGTCAGTCATTTTGTCCTCAGCGATTTTCTTCACTTGATCCCAAGATACAGAACCTACTTTGTTTCTGTTTGGTTCACCAGAACCACCCTTGATCTTAGCCGCATCCATTAACTGGATTGCTGCAGGAGGAGTTTTAATTACGAATTCAAAAGATTTGTCCTCGTATACTGTAATTACTACAGGTAAAACTTGTCCTGGCTTATCTTGAGTTCTTCCGTTAAATTGCTTACAAAACTCCATGATGTTCACACCTGCAGAACCCAATGCTGGACCTACTGGTGGAGAAGGGTTAGCTGCGCCACCTTTCACCTGAAGCTTTACCATTTTAAAGACTTTCTTAGCCATTGTTTGTTTTTTAAATTTGAATAATTAATGAGTTTGGAAGCATTTATTATTCAGTAGGTTATGCACTCACATAACAATAAACCTACTTTTTGGACTGCAAAAGTATAAAATATTTTTGAAACCACAAACGGATATTACTGATTTTTAAAAGTTTTACATTTTTTTCTTTGTAAAAATATTTTGCATTCTAAATTTTATCTAAGGTTTATGTAGGTATTATTGAGAAATTAAATTAACGGCAAGATTTATAGAGTATAAATATTTTGACCAACATTCATATAAAAGAAAAAGAAAGGCAAACATACGCTCCCCCTTCCCAATTGTAATCTTATTTATTTTTAGTCTTTAATCTTTAATTCATTGATATTATTCAGATATTGCTCATACTCTTTTTTATTCTTGTTAAAATAAAGCACAGCTGAAAACAAAAGGTTATCAAAAGCAAAAAACCAGACAAATGCCTGATTTTTCTTGAAGATCAATATATAGTTTAATAATATTAAAAGCCTGAAGGTTTATTAATTGTCTGTGTAGAACCATTAGTTCCTCCTAAATCAGTATTAATATCATTGATATTTTGTTTTGTAATAAGCCTTTTGTAAGCCATTAAGTAAAGATCTACCGTAAAATTATTGTAGGTTCTGGATGGTCCACCTGTAATATTAGCAATAATCCTACTATCTGTAAATTTTGCCCTGATATGCCAGGTTCCATTGCTTTTGAATGCAACAACATCAGGAGAGCCCTGTTTATTGTCATTAATTCCGTTATCTCCATAATCGAGCATTACATTCGTGCTGCCATTATTAAGTCTAAAAGAATAATTGTGGAGAATAACCAAGAAGTTATTCACATCTATTTTTGTATCATAATCTGTAATTCCCTCTCCAGATACTCCTGTTAGTGAAAGCTTGATATAATTGAATAGTCCGCTGCTTTCCTGATTTGGATCATACAATTGCATAGCGTTTTCTGATGTTGCCAGAAAGCTTCCTCCAGTCATCGTAGGTTCTCCAGGGTTTCTAAGATATAAAGAGTTCGTATATGTTTTTCCGTTTACATCAAGAGTTTCTGTAGGCTTATCTGTTTTGATTCCTACTTTACCAATCTGGGCATTCATAAATATTCCCAGACCCATCATTATTGTAATATAAATTCTTATTCTCATGTTTTTCTATTGAAGCCCTAAAGGCGTGTTGGTTGATACTCCTGAAAAAGAAGCCGCAGCTGAAACAGAACCTGTAAATGTTCCCCAGTCTTTTACCAAAGATTTTTCAAATACATTCAGGGTAAGAGTCCAGGTTCCATTCTGATCAGATGTAGTACTCGCTCCTTTAAAACTTAAATTAACTGCCTGATAATTTTTTCCACCTTTCGATATTTTAGTTACTTCCGTAGAATAGGCACCGTAAGATCTTGGGTTCGACGAAGTGTTCGCAGCTGATACAGCTCCTGTAAAAACAGCCCCTGTAATTGCCACTACATATTTATCAGCATCCAATCCCGTGTTCAGGTTAATGACTTCATCCTGTTTCACATTTTTCAAAACAACTCTATACATGTTTACCGGAGCAACATTACGAAGTGTAATATCAAGGAGTTTAACCTTTCCTACGGGAGAAGTATCCTTGGAACGTGTAAGTAATAAATAATTTCCTTTTGCTGTAGTATTTTCCGTATCTATCAAATAAGATTCAACCAATGTTTCACCTTCTACATCCAGGGTACCTTTTGGATTTGGAGTATTGATCCCCACTTGTGCTTTCATACCTAAAGAGGCAATTGCTACAAGAAATAATGCAGTAATCTTTTTCATTATTGTATTTTTTATTGAATTAAGGGTGCTGCTGCTGCACCTGTTGTAGAAGCTTTAAGATCTTGTGTTGAGTTTACTTCCTTGGCATATGACCTGTCATACACCAATAAATTAAGCGTCCATTCTCCGGTAGGTAAGGTTGAAAGGGGAGAAAACCCATCATAATCGGCTTTCAGCTTCCAGGTTCCCCCTGAGGAATAGGCAAAAATCTGAGGTACAGGTGTCAACCAATCTCCACTACTAGTTCTTATGGGCTGCGTAAATCCAAAAGAGGAAATTACCACCAGAAATTTTTGGGAATTGATCTTCGTATCAAATTGATTTACCCAGTCCTTATCTGAAGGATCACAGGTAATTTTAAATTGAATAATGTTAATCGGTGCCGGAGAGTTAGGCACAAAAGTATCATTATAAGCTGTAATTTTATTTTCCGGTGCGGGAGACTTAATGATAAAGGTATAATTCTCATCAGCACCAAGCTTTTCCATTGGGTTTTTGAAAACCATTCCGGATGTCTTCATAGTACCATTCACGGTCAGTTCCTTTTCCGGCTTTGTAGTATTAATGCCAACCTGAGCGTTTGTAAATCCTAAAGATCCCATTAAAAGGATCATTGAAGTAATTTTTGTCATTATGGGGATGTGTTTATTTTAAAACTTTCAACCCAACATCAATTCATTCCATTTATGCTATCATTTAAAAATAAAACACAAAATGGTTTTGTACATCTGCCAAACAGTGCACCAAATGAAAAAAACAAAAAGTTTTATGGGTTGATGCAGGTTAGGTTGCAATAAACATGCCATCAAAGATGAAATAATGACTGGAAAAGTCTATGAATACATGAAAATATAAACGTTATCCCATAAAAGTGATTATTACATTTAAGCTAAACACTGTGCAGAAGCATGATACGAAAATTTAAACATTATATTTTCAATAAAATAATATTTAAAAAATTATGAAAAATAAAATAATAAGAATAAATATTAGCCTTATTTTTCGATATTCATATATTTTCAAGAAAAATACGACTATTGGTTGTCATTTAATCTAATAGAATTATTATTGATCAAGCCCTCCAAAAGTACAATGACACCCTTATTAACAGCATATTAGGCTATAAGTAAGATAAAGGCTATTACATTGCAAAAAGAGAGCATCATATAAAACAAAAAAGACCGCTTAAATAGCAGTCTTTTTATATTATATAAGTAAATTATTATACTTTTTCTACTTGCATGTAGCTTAGCTCCATTGGAGTTTTTCTACCGAAGATCAATACAGAAACTTCAATTTTCTTTTTGTCTTCAAGAATTTTCTCAACTGTACCATTGAACCCGTTGAAAGGACCATCGATCACTTTTACGTTTTCACCTACAACATATGGAATTTCAACGTCGCTTGCGAATTCAGAAAGTTCATCCATTCTTCCAAGCATTCTGTTCACTTCTGATTTTCTCATTGGAACAGGATCACCACCTTTCGTTAAGCTTAAGAAAGAAATAACACCAGGGATGTTTTTGATAACGTGAGGAATCTCCCCCATCAGCTCAGCTTCAATCATTAAGTATCCAGGATAGTAAGGTCTTTCTTTAGGAACTTTTTTACCGTTTCTAATTTGAATAACCTTTTCCATAGGAATAACCACTTGAGTAACGTACTGCTCAAACCCTAAACGTTTGATTTCTGTCTCAATATAGTTTTTCACTTTATTTTCCTGTCCGCTGATAGCTTTCAGCACATACCATTTCAATTCGCTCATTATGGGAAAATACTTTTAATTAATTGAACAAGTTGATTAGCATTCCGATGATGTTGCTGATTGCTTTTGAAAACAATTCATCAACTCCAAAGGTAAATAATGCCAAAATAACTGTCGCAATAGTCACTACAATTGTAGAAGACTGCAGGTCAGCCCATTTTGGCCATTCAACTTTATGTCTGAATTCGTTATAAGAACCTTTTAAAAAATCGACAAATGAACTCATAATTTATATTTGCACGGGCACAAGGATTCGAACCCTGATCAACGGTTTTGGAGACCGGTATCCTACCATTGGACGATGCCCGTAGTTAAAAAAGCTTCCGAGAGTTTCCTTTCGGAAGCTTTATTTATTTTAAGATGATTAGTCTAAGATTTCAGTAACCTGACCTGAACCAACTGTTCTACCTCCTTCTCTGATCGCAAATCTAAGACCTACGTTAAGAGCGATTGGCTGTAACAATTCTACAGTGATCTCTAAGTTATCTCCTGGCATTACCATTTCTACACCTTCTGGTAAGAAGATTTCACCTGTAACGTCAGTAGTTCTTACGTAGAACTGAGGACGGTACTTGTTGTGGAATGGAGTGTGACGTCCACCTTCTTCTTTAGAAAGGATATAAACAGAAGCCTTGAATTTTTTGTGTGGCTTAACTGAATCTTTCTTAGCGATAACCATACCTCTCTTGATGTCAGTTTTTTCAATACCTCTCAACAATAGACCTACGTTATCTCCAGCTTCACCTCTATCTAGGATCTTTCTGAACATCTCAACTCCTGTAATAGTAGAAGTTAATTTTTCGTCACCCATACCTACGATATCAACTGGATCACCAGTGTTGATAACACCAGCCTCGATTCTACCAGTTGCTACAGTACCTCTACCTGTAATAGAGAATACATCTTCAATTGGCATCAAGAAAGGCTTCTCAGTATCTCTTGGTGGTTGCTCGATCCAAGTATCAACAGCATCCATCAATTCTTCAACGCTCTTGAACCACTTATCTTCTGTGTTAGCAGGAGATGCAGTAGCTGCAGTAAGAGCACCTAGTGCAGAACCTTGAATTACTGGAGAGTTGTCTCCGTCAAATTCGTAAGTAGATAATAAGTCTCTAAGCTCCATTTCAACAAGCTCTAATAACTCTGGATCATCTACCATGTCAACTTTGTTCATGAAAACAACGATTCTTGGTACGTTTACCTGACGGCAAAGTAGGATATGTTCTCTAGTCTGAGGCATTGGACCGTCAGTTGCAGCACATACTACGATAGCTCCATCCATTTGAGCAGCACCAGTTACCATGTTCTTAACATAGTCGGCGTGACCTGGACAGTCAACGTGAGCATAGTGTCTTTTTTCAGTTTCGTATTCGATGTGAGCAGTATTGATAGTAATACCTCTTTCTTTTTCTTCTGGAGCAGAGTCAATTGCAGAGAAGTCTTTTTTCTCAGCAAGACCTTTGCTAGCTAATACAGCAGAAATAGCAGCTGTAAGAGTAGTTTTACCATGGTCAACGTGACCAATAGTACCAATGTTCAAGTGTGGTTTGTTACGATTAAACGTTTCCTTTGCCATGATTTAAAATTATTTATTTATTGTTTTTCAAATTTTCGGTGTGCAAATATAATGATTTTTTAGATACCAAAATCTTTTTATTGGAAAAAAATTCAATATTTGCATCCAATGAAATACAATCCTTATATTTCAATGTATTGAGACTGCAAATTTACACATTTTTCTGAATTGAAAAAAACTTTCTAAAACCTTTTATGAAAAAGCCTGAAATACAGAATATTCCAGGCTCAATTAATATATAAAATGAAAGATAAATCAGCTATGACGCAGTTTTTTGGTTCTGTTGAAGATCCAGAAAATAATTGGGAAAATAAGCAGTGTAAGTACCGTTGCTGTAATAAGCCCCCCAATAATTACAATGGCCAGAGGTTTTTGTGATTCTGAACCAATTCCTGTAGACAGAGCTGCGGGCATTAACCCAATGGAAGCCATAAGTGCTGTCATGATTACCGGTCTTGTTCTGGATTTCACACCATTTAAGATAGCTGTATCTATATCCATTCCGTCTTTAACGTTTTGATGGAATTCTGTGATTAATATTACCCCATTTTGTATACAGATTCCCAGTAAGGCAATCATGCCTACTCCGGCAGAGATTCCAAAATTGATTCCGGTAACATGCAGCGCAATAATTCCTCCTATCAATGCAAAAGGAACATTCGCCAGGACAAGAAGTGAATCCTTCATGTTTCCAAAGAGAATAAATAACAGGAAGAAGATCATCACGATACTTACCGGAACTACTTGTGCCAATCTGTGTGATGCACGCTGCTGGTTTTCAAACTGACCTGTCCAACCAACGGAATACCCATCTGGAAGCTCTATAGTTGCTACTTTTTTCTGTGCATCAGCAATGGTACTTCCTAAATCTCGGTCACGAATAGAGAACTTTACTCCAATATACCTTTTAATATTATCTCTGTAAATGAATGCTGCCCCGTTATCTTTAACGATGGTACTGATTTCTTTTAAAGGAATTTTTGCTCCGTCCTGTGTAGGAACCATCAAAGCTGCAATATCATTTTCATTGGTTCTATATTCCTGAGAATAACGAAGACGGATCGGGAACTTTCTTTCTCCGTCAAACATTTCGGAAGCGGTTTTTCCTCCAAAGGCCATCTCCAGTACAGCTTGTGCATCGGCAGGCATTACTCCATAGGCTGCCATTTTATCTCGGTCTAATACAACACTTACTTCCGGCTGACCTATATTTTTTATGATACCCGGATCTTTTACTCCTTCTACATCTTTAATTTTAACCAAGATTTCCTGAGCTAATTTATCCAAGGTTTCCAGATTATCACCATAGATTTTAATTCCATTTTCGGCTTTAAAACCCGCTACAGCTTCTGCCACGTTATCTGAAATCGGTTGAGAATAGTTGAATGTGATTCCCTGATAACTCCTAAGCTTCTGATCAATTTCAGTAATAAGTTCATCATAGGTGATCTTTCGCTTCCATTCCTCTCTTGGTTTAAGGTTTACGGCGAACTGTACAAATCCAAACCCGTTCGGGTCTGTTCCATCATTACTTCTCCCTGTCTGAGCTAAGACATCTGTAACTTCAGAGAAGCTCATAATATCCTTTTTCAAAAGATCTGCAGTTTTTAATGATTCTTTCAATGAAGAACTCATCGGCATTTCTGCAGTAATCCAAAGTGAGCCTTCATTAAGCTGCGGCAGGAATTCTGTTCCGAGAAATTTTCCGGAGAACAATGTCAATGCAAGGAATGAGATGGCAACAATCATACTTGTTTTTTTATGCTTAAATGTAGTATTGAAGCCTTTTAGTACGATTCTATCCCAAAAATTAACAAATGGATTGTTTTTTTCCCTTACATTTTTATTTAAAAGAATATGTGAAAGCACCGGAACAAGGGTTAATGTAAATATCAAAGCTCCTATCAATGCAAATCCTAGGGTAAAAGCCAATGGTGAAAACATTTTCCCTTCCACTTTCTGGAATGAGAAAATAGGAATCAGGGAAGTAATGATAATTAGCTTTGAAAAGAAGATTGCTTTTCCTAAACCTGTTCCTGTCTGCTTGATCCAACCGCCTTTCGCCAACTTATTGAATTTCTCCATTCCATATTTATGTGCCTTGTGGTCGAGCATTACAAAGAGCCCCTCCACCATGACCACGGCTCCGTCTATGATGATTCCAAAGTCTACAGCTCCTAATGAAAGTAGGTTGGCACTCATCCCCGCCAGTTTTAAACATAAAAAGGCAAATAATAGGGATAGTGGAATGATGATGGAAACAATTAATGTTGTTCTCCAATCTGCCATGAAGATCAAAACGATGACCGTTACCAATACAATACCTTCAATCAGGTTGTGCATTACGGTGTGGGTGGTAAAGTCCATCAGGTTATCCCTGTCATAGAAGGTTACCATTTTTACATCTTTGGGAAGAATTTTTTCATTCAGCTCTTTAATTTTAGCTTTCACACCTATTAGAACTTCTCTTGGGTTCTCTCC
This genomic interval from Chryseobacterium joostei contains the following:
- the rplL gene encoding 50S ribosomal protein L7/L12; translation: MSDLKNLAETLVNLTVKDVNELATILKDEYGIEPAAAAVVVAAGGGEAAEEKTEFDVILKSAGASKLAIVKLVKDLTGAGLKEAKDIVDGAPAAIKQGVSKDEAEALKKQLEEAGAEVELK
- the rplJ gene encoding 50S ribosomal protein L10, whose amino-acid sequence is MTKDQKVVAIQEIKDLLQDAKVVYVADLDGLNAAKSSEFRRQAFKQNIKVKVVKNTLLQKAMEQIEGVDYSEMFQTFKGNSALMISETANGPAKLIQGFRKKEEKPALKSAFVQETFYVGDENLSALANIKSREEMIGEIIGLLQSPIQRVVSALQNKSETVEAKAEEAAPAVEETPAEAPEAAAESTEETSAE
- the rplA gene encoding 50S ribosomal protein L1 produces the protein MAKLTKKQKEALSKVEKGRIYNLEEGSALVKEVNTTKFDASVDIAVRLGVDPRKANQMVRGVVSLPHGTGKDVKVLALVTPDKEAEAKAAGADYVGLDEYLQKIKDGWTDVDVIVTMPAVMGKLGPLGRVLGPRGLMPNPKSGTVTMEIGKAVTEVKAGKIDFKVDKYGIIHAGIGKVSFDAAKIKENAQELISTLIKMKPTAAKGTYVKSIYLSSTMSPGIAIDTKSVN
- the rplK gene encoding 50S ribosomal protein L11, translating into MAKKVFKMVKLQVKGGAANPSPPVGPALGSAGVNIMEFCKQFNGRTQDKPGQVLPVVITVYEDKSFEFVIKTPPAAIQLMDAAKIKGGSGEPNRNKVGSVSWDQVKKIAEDKMTDLNCFTIDSAVSMVAGTARSMGLRVTGTKPTFNA
- the nusG gene encoding transcription termination/antitermination protein NusG encodes the protein MSELKWYVLKAISGQENKVKNYIETEIKRLGFEQYVTQVVIPMEKVIQIRNGKKVPKERPYYPGYLMIEAELMGEIPHVIKNIPGVISFLSLTKGGDPVPMRKSEVNRMLGRMDELSEFASDVEIPYVVGENVKVIDGPFNGFNGTVEKILEDKKKIEVSVLIFGRKTPMELSYMQVEKV
- the secE gene encoding preprotein translocase subunit SecE, with the protein product MSSFVDFLKGSYNEFRHKVEWPKWADLQSSTIVVTIATVILALFTFGVDELFSKAISNIIGMLINLFN
- the tuf gene encoding elongation factor Tu gives rise to the protein MAKETFNRNKPHLNIGTIGHVDHGKTTLTAAISAVLASKGLAEKKDFSAIDSAPEEKERGITINTAHIEYETEKRHYAHVDCPGHADYVKNMVTGAAQMDGAIVVCAATDGPMPQTREHILLCRQVNVPRIVVFMNKVDMVDDPELLELVEMELRDLLSTYEFDGDNSPVIQGSALGALTAATASPANTEDKWFKSVEELMDAVDTWIEQPPRDTEKPFLMPIEDVFSITGRGTVATGRIEAGVINTGDPVDIVGMGDEKLTSTITGVEMFRKILDRGEAGDNVGLLLRGIEKTDIKRGMVIAKKDSVKPHKKFKASVYILSKEEGGRHTPFHNKYRPQFYVRTTDVTGEIFLPEGVEMVMPGDNLEITVELLQPIALNVGLRFAIREGGRTVGSGQVTEILD
- a CDS encoding efflux RND transporter permease subunit, producing MNKFIKNIIAFSLKNKAFTFIWVAILAIAGFISFKNMPIEAFPDVTNTQIVIITQWNGRSAEEVERFVTTPIELAMSPVQKKTSVRSTTMFGLSIVKILFDDGVDDTFARNQVNNQLRTISLPDEVDPEVQPPYGPTGEIFRYTLESKTKDSRKLLTLQNWVIDRALRGVPGVADINVFGGQDKVFELSIDPRALDKYNLTPLQVYDAVTKSNLNVGGDVIEKNGQAYVVRGIGLVKSITDIGNITIQNDSGNPVLVKNVAEVHESSMPRVGQAALNNHDDTVEGIVVMRKGENPREVLIGVKAKIKELNEKILPKDVKMVTFYDRDNLMDFTTHTVMHNLIEGIVLVTVIVLIFMADWRTTLIVSIIIPLSLLFAFLCLKLAGMSANLLSLGAVDFGIIIDGAVVMVEGLFVMLDHKAHKYGMEKFNKLAKGGWIKQTGTGLGKAIFFSKLIIITSLIPIFSFQKVEGKMFSPLAFTLGFALIGALIFTLTLVPVLSHILLNKNVREKNNPFVNFWDRIVLKGFNTTFKHKKTSMIVAISFLALTLFSGKFLGTEFLPQLNEGSLWITAEMPMSSSLKESLKTADLLKKDIMSFSEVTDVLAQTGRSNDGTDPNGFGFVQFAVNLKPREEWKRKITYDELITEIDQKLRSYQGITFNYSQPISDNVAEAVAGFKAENGIKIYGDNLETLDKLAQEILVKIKDVEGVKDPGIIKNIGQPEVSVVLDRDKMAAYGVMPADAQAVLEMAFGGKTASEMFDGERKFPIRLRYSQEYRTNENDIAALMVPTQDGAKIPLKEISTIVKDNGAAFIYRDNIKRYIGVKFSIRDRDLGSTIADAQKKVATIELPDGYSVGWTGQFENQQRASHRLAQVVPVSIVMIFFLLFILFGNMKDSLLVLANVPFALIGGIIALHVTGINFGISAGVGMIALLGICIQNGVILITEFHQNVKDGMDIDTAILNGVKSRTRPVIMTALMASIGLMPAALSTGIGSESQKPLAIVIIGGLITATVLTLLIFPIIFWIFNRTKKLRHS